A DNA window from Pleurodeles waltl isolate 20211129_DDA chromosome 12, aPleWal1.hap1.20221129, whole genome shotgun sequence contains the following coding sequences:
- the CYB5D1 gene encoding cytochrome b5 domain-containing protein 1 gives MSSSRLESGASKRNGVSGRPRFYSAREVSLHNVAKDLWVSYLGKVYDLTPLAAQHSGNVLLKPIIEAAGKDISHWFNPKTKDIKTHIDPMTGCLKYYTPQGRFLHIPPSLPRTDWDNGFGRPWWKDSSYEVGILSTKTRFIRVINALTSQEQVLEVCNEETIMEILQRYLPYNSHAASYTWKYNGVNLDMDKTLEENGVHDEDEEFEELSMDADEYMQALHLYFNDDLTEL, from the exons ATGAGTTCGAGCCGCCTGGAAAGCGGAGCTTCGAAGCGCAATGGGGTCTCGGGCCGACCCCGCTTCTACAGCGCGCGGGAGGTGTCCTTGCACAACGTCGCCAAGGACCTCTGGGTGTCTTACCTGGGGAAGGTGTACGACCTGACCCCTCTAGCTGCCCAGCACTCCG ggaatGTGTTACTGAAGCCTATAATTGAGGCAGCTGGGAAGGACATCAGTCACTGGTTTAATCCGAAGACCAAAGAT ATCAAGACTCATATTGACCCCATGACGGGGTGCTTGAAGTACTATACACCTCAAGGCCGATTCCTCCACATCCCCCCTTCCCTGCCCCGcacagactgggacaatggcttCGGCAGGCCTTGGTGGAAGGACAGCTCATATGAGGTGGGAATCTTATCCACCAAGACTAGGTTCATCCGGGTCATCAATGCACTCACGTCACAGGAGCAAGTGTTGGAG GTGTGCAATGAGGAGACCATCATGGAGATCCTCCAGCGGTATCTGCCCTACAATAGCCACGCTGCCAGCTACACCTGGAAGTACAATGGTGTCAACCTGGACATGGACAAAACACTTGAAGAGAATGGGGTGCACGACGAAGACGAGGAGTTTGAAGAACTCAGCATGGATGCCGACGAGTACATGCAGGCCCTTCACCTGTACTTTAACGACGACTTGACTGAGCTTTAG
- the NAA38 gene encoding N-alpha-acetyltransferase 38, NatC auxiliary subunit translates to MAEVSLEENGCSGHGSPVPEDSDGEKEDSPYLRARQKLEELLNKNMRIRMTDGRTLVGCFLCTDRDCNVILGSAQEYLKSTDSFSAREPRVLGLAMVPGHHIVSIEVEVESLSCPQYL, encoded by the exons ATGGCCGAGGTCTCCCTGGAGGAAAACGGTTGCAGCGGGCACGGTAGTCCGGTGCCGGAG GACTCTGATGGTGAAAAGGAGGATTCCCCGTACCTCCGTGCCCGCCAGAAGCTAGAGGAGCTACTGAACAAAAACATGAGGATTCGTATGACAGATGGGCGCACGCTTGTTGGCTGCTTTTTGTGCACCGATCGGGATTGCAACGTCATCTTAGGCTCTGCACAGGAGTACTTGAAATCCACAG ATTCCTTCTCTGCCCGGGAGCCGCGGGTGCTGGGCCTGGCGATGGTGCCCGGGCATCACATTGTGTCcatagaggtggaggtggagagccTGTCCTGCCCACAGTATCTGTAG